aaaagggtcaaattttaaattctctTTCTTATGACTAATATGGATTGGTCTAAATGCCTAAACAAACTAGAggagaaaaataagaaacacTTCGATACTTTAAATTAGGGGAAAAGATTCTCTTCATTCACACCCATACTTAAATTTGAGTTTGTCCTCTCAAAAACAATTCTAAAAAGGTCAAACGTTGACCATAAATTGAGATGTTTGACTTTTACCAAAACAATTCTTAACTTTTGTGGTTCGTTAAAATCAATTCTCATGGTTATATTCATCTTTTAtactattatatattgtttGACAAAATCAAAAGAGGAAAAGGCTGGCGCACTTTGCATACCATTgtcttccaattttttttagtcagacttttttgacaatattttttattattaatcatATGGTTTTCAAGGAAATGAAACCCGGTAATACAGAGTTCCACTGCGAATTTAATAAAATCCGATAAATAATTGACTAGACTTTCATACATTTAAATGTAGAGAAGTGTGAGTTCGAACCCGACACtttgcataaataaaaaaacttaagataaaaaataaaagtcccAAATATGCGAACCCATTattcatgttaaaaaaattctacattataattttaaatacatATATTAAAATTCATTTACATTTTGGTAATTACATTTACATATCCAAAGTTGCGTCTGTGCTCCAACACTTGAGACCGCATTTCCAGCCTGCCAAAGCAGTAAGTTTTGGTTCTTCGTAGGTTACTTACTTACTATTTTGTTAGCAGTTATTaaggttgattttgattttgaattcaATTTAAGTAGTGTTGTATGTATAATCCAAATAATCACTTCccaatttgtttttctttaccAATTGCTAATGTTCTGTAGAATCTCTACCAAACTATGAATTGAAATTCAGACAGTCATGGTTTACTCTATAACACTAATCACTTCCCAATTGCTTCCCTGGCTACTGTTTCAATAAACACCTTAATTAAGCGTTTATAGCATAAGCgattatgtataagctattatATGTAGTAACAAATAATGTAAATGTATTAATTCTTTCAAATATGTTGGAAGGATATTGCTTGTTAATCATTGGACACTttacaaaaatcattttatgtATCTTTATTTACTATGAAAATCAATTGCTTAGATGGAAGAGGAGAGCCAAATAATAAAGGGAAAATATGCTGCTGATATTTCATCTATAAAGGAAGCACATGACAGAATAAAATCATTGATTCTTAAAACTCCAGTTCTCTCTTCCGCCTCTCTCGATGCCATGTCAGGAAGGCAACTGCACTTCAAGTGTGAAAATTTCCAAAAGGGGTGAGAATCAGAACTgagaaatgttttattttttatttttatgaattacacaaatatttatttggtttatttttacTGTCACACTcctgaaaaaataaagaaaagactaTATAATACATTTCCTTTTGTATTCTATCTATGGCCACCAGTGGAGCTTTTAAATTTAGAGGTGCCAGCAATGCTGTTTTTTCTCTTAATGATGAAGAGGCTTCTAAAGGGGTTATAACACACAGCAGGTTTGTAATTATATGCAGTAATTCTAGAAGtcgattattatttattttttaaaaaatttgatactGTAAATGTATTGCTCTTTTGATGTCGTTCTTTGAAATCAGTGGAAACCATGCTGCTGCATTGGCTTTGGCAGCAAAACTACGGGGGATCCCTGCATACATTGTTATTCCAAAAAATGCACCAACATGCAAAGTTGAGAATGTAAAGCGGTATGGTGGTCAGGTTATCTGGTCTGAGGCCAATATGCGATCAAGGGAAGAAGTTGCGAATAAAGTATGGCAAGAAACTGGTGCTATCTTTATACATCCGTATAATGATGGACGCATACTAAGGTACAATGTTGAATGTTGattattgtttaatttgtttgacCAAGTGTGGCAAGAAACTCTTTCTAGGCATAATCACGGggttaaatgatttttttttctcagcAGTTCACCTATCAGATCATGCAGTGTATAAGTCGTGCTTGAAACTCTTTAGgacctgtttggataaacagtttAATTTAGCTTTTAtagcataaacacttatcatatgAGTACTTATGTATACACTATATTTCTatcataaaagataaaataaagtcaactTATGGACCTGTTTTCACGAGCTATTCTAAAGAGCTTATAGAAATAcgatgaaaacaacttatgaacatgtcataaactgttttcataagctctctgaAACAATTCCACAAGTGCTTAGGTCAGTAGATAAACCCTTACAGTCTTTCTTTTTCAGTGCTAAACTGATTGCTGAGCTATAAGATTAAGATCTATAACATCATGTCACTTTTGTTTATTCAACTTCAAAAAACTTGACATATTACATAGGCATATGCTATAGGTATTGGTGACTTTCAATTTGCAAACAACTGCTCTTTGACATGTTTGATGGATCTTGCAGTGGCCAGGGTACCATATCCTTGGAGTTTCTGGAACAAGCCCCTCAAATAGATACACTTGTGGTGCCGATAAGTGGTTTGTTCACTTTCTTATGTCAATCCATCAGccaaaaatgtttcaaaatttgCTTTGCTTTTGGTATCCCTTTGTTGATTTTCCAACAAATGAAAACTGCAGGTGGCGGTTTGATATCAGGAGTAGCATTGGCTGCCAAGTCCATCAATCCGGCTATTCGTATTTTGGCTGCCGAACCTAAAGGAGCTGATGATGCAGCGCAATCTAAAGCGGCTGGGAGGATAATAACATTGCCTGAGACCAATACTATTGCCGACGGGCTTCGAGCATTCCTTGGAGATTTCACATGGTAAAAACAAATCTTTAGTAATCATATTATGAActgaaaataaagttttgtgGTCTCTTTCTATTAATTTGTCGAGTTTTCTATGGAGCAGGCCTGTCGTACGAGATCTTGTTGAGGACATAATAACTGTGGAGGACAGTGAAATTATTAAAGCCATGAAACTGTGTTTTGAAATTCTTAAGATTGTGGTAGAACCAAGTGGAGCAATTGGTCTTGCTGCTGTTCTATCCGAAACTTTTCAGAAAAATCCTGCTTGGAAGGATTGCAAACATATAGGGATAGTAGTTTCGGGAGGCAATGTTGATATGGCTGTGCTTTGGGATtctttgaaaaaatgaaaatgacttTTCATTATGCTTATATAATTTTTCATTGGTCTTGATGAATGTTATTTATTCTATTACTGATCTAATGATTTTGTTTGAATAAGTTTATATCAATGCTACTAGTGAACTTTCTGATTAAAACTCTGATTGGTCAATAGTTATTCAATCAACCTTTTTATTAAGTAAAAAGGAAAGCTGGTAATAATTTATTCAAAGTATGAAGTATAAGTCTTACAATTTACAAGTGTCTTTTGATTCCATCTTATGATAACTTTGTTGCTTCTGGACTCtaaattccaaaattattttctcccTCTTATGTTTATTCAGTGTAACATAAGGTCTATAATAATCTTATGTTTACATAAGGAATTAGAGAAATCTTATTTGCTTGTCTTAGTTCCTCCATAACTTCATAatccgtcggtgtaaagttatttacacatgcattaattattttacaccgtcggtgtaaagttattttacacatgcattaattactttacaccgtcagtgtaaagttattactttacaccgtcggtgtaaagttattttacacatgcatcatccaataatgtgagtttaatattttacactgtcggtgtaaagttattttacacgtGCATccattattttacac
This portion of the Trifolium pratense cultivar HEN17-A07 linkage group LG3, ARS_RC_1.1, whole genome shotgun sequence genome encodes:
- the LOC123915963 gene encoding serine racemase isoform X2, coding for MEEESQIIKGKYAADISSIKEAHDRIKSLILKTPVLSSASLDAMSGRQLHFKCENFQKGGAFKFRGASNAVFSLNDEEASKGVITHSSGNHAAALALAAKLRGIPAYIVIPKNAPTCKVENVKRYGGQVIWSEANMRSREEVANKVWQETGAIFIHPYNDGRILSGQGTISLEFLEQAPQIDTLVVPISGGGLISGVALAAKSINPAIRILAAEPKGADDAAQSKAAGRIITLPETNTIADGLRAFLGDFTWPVVRDLVEDIITVEDSEIIKAMKLCFEILKIVVEPSGAIGLAAVLSETFQKNPAWKDCKHIGIVVSGGNVDMAVLWDSLKK
- the LOC123915963 gene encoding serine racemase isoform X1 yields the protein MEEESQIIKGKYAADISSIKEAHDRIKSLILKTPVLSSASLDAMSGRQLHFKCENFQKGGAFKFRGASNAVFSLNDEEASKGVITHSSGNHAAALALAAKLRGIPAYIVIPKNAPTCKVENVKRYGGQVIWSEANMRSREEVANKVWQETGAIFIHPYNDGRILSGQGTISLEFLEQAPQIDTLVVPISGLFTFLCQSISQKCFKICFAFGIPLLIFQQMKTAGGGLISGVALAAKSINPAIRILAAEPKGADDAAQSKAAGRIITLPETNTIADGLRAFLGDFTWPVVRDLVEDIITVEDSEIIKAMKLCFEILKIVVEPSGAIGLAAVLSETFQKNPAWKDCKHIGIVVSGGNVDMAVLWDSLKK